The Apodemus sylvaticus chromosome 19, mApoSyl1.1, whole genome shotgun sequence sequence atggctatgagccaccatgtggttgctgggaatcaaacttaggatgctggaagaacagcctgtgctcttaacctctgagccatctctccagcccccagaacagCAGTTCTGAAAGCATGTTCTGTGGGACCCTCAAAGCCACATAGATGCTTTCTTAGGATCCATGACCTCGggatatttttatgcttttttctAACTTACTTCCCATATTTCCTGACAGCCGTCTAATCTGTTGACATGTTAGTATGACTCCAGGCTGAGGAGCTCCAATTGCAATTGGGTGTATTAATAATCATATTATCCAACTGCGGTTACTTACGggataaaaagaatattttcattttttaaatgtcttttgttttctggtttttgtttggtggAGACAGAGTCTTATGTAGTCTGTGCTGGCTTCAAATTCTGTAACAAGATtgtataacccccccccccaagtgttGAGAATACATGCCTGAATCACTATACttatctttcagaaaaaaaatacttatttttatttcatgtgtgtgtgtgtgtgtgtgtgtgtgtgtgtgagtgcctgctTGCCTGTATGTGCACCAATTGTTTGTAGGAGCCTGAGAAGGCTGGAAGAGAGGGTTAGGACCCAGAAACTGCAGTGGTTGTGTCCATACTCATTAACTCCAGATTATCTAAGTTTGAGAAATTTCATTTACACAGCCAGAAACCAAAATTGTCCAGTACGGATGTTGGAAATCCAACCCAGGTCCTATACATTTCCTCAGCGctatcttttgatttttaatatgtGGGTAATAAATGTGGGTGGATGTAACATGCCATATCTCTCTGAGGTCCTCACATCTGTAAAAGCATGCAGAGATAGGTCCTGGAAACAAAATGTTGAAGCATAGCTCTGGCACCAGGTGCAGGAGGAAGAGGGTAGTAAAATTCCTGGTCTCTGACGTGACTGACTCTCAGCTCTGCTCTCCAAGGGATGTACGGATTCCTCCTTACCTTTGAACCCCTTCCTCCAGGTTACATCAGTGTCAGTCAGTCCTTCTGCCTGAACTCACTGCACATCTGAATTCTGCAGAAAGACATTCTTTCATCATGGTCTCTCCCCACACCCCGCAGTGCTATAAAATCCACAGAGGAACAAAGTCTCAGTTCCTCTAGACCTTCTAAACACCAAGGATGGGAAACCCTGCGCTCTCTGCCCTCCTACTCTTGCTGCTCCCCAGAGCTTTGGCCTTGGCCCAGGTTCGCGCAGGTGAGTACAAGTCAGGATCCCTCCTCTGCCAAGCAGAGGAAGGGCTTGGAGCTGAAAGGAGCCCCAAATCCCCTTACCAgactcttccctctcctttctccaatCTGCACCCTGAGCCCATGCCCTGCTCCCCTTCTGACACCAACACCTCCACAAGCCCTGGAAGGAGGATTTGTGTCTTCTGCCTCCAGGCATCCATTCCTTGCAGTTTTTTGCCACTGCCACGACCCAGCCTGGTTTGAGGGAACATTCCTTCGTCTTTGTCGGCTTCGTGGATGACACACAGTTCCTGTGCTACAACAATCAGGGGAAAAGTCAGAGAATGGAGCCGCGTGCAGAGTGGGTGAAGCAGATGGGGCCCGAGTATTGGGAGCGGCAAACCAAGACCGTCAAGGACATTGAGAAGAATTCCCAGGTGAACTTGCGAGAGGCCATGGGAGTCTACAACCACAGCAAGGATGGTGAGTGAGCCCTTCACATCCTTTAGGACAACCCCTAGTTCCTGGGTTCTTAGCTCCGAGGTTTGGCCCAAGGTTGCAGGACTCGAGGAGACCCTGGACAGGTTTCACGCATGGTTTTTGGTCCAATTACGACTGGGCAGGAGGAGGCTCTCACGTCTTTCAGTGTGTGTCTGGCTGCGAAGTGGGGCCAGATGGACTCTTCCTCCGTGGGCATGAGGAGCACGCATACGATGGCCGCGATTACCTCGCCCTAAACCAGGACCTGCACTCCTGGACCTCAGGTGACACAAAGGCAAAGATCACTCAGCGCAAGTGGGAGGAGGCTGGTGTCTCTGAGCAAAGGAGATCCTACTTGAAGGGCGAGTGTGTGGAATCGCTCCGAATGTACCTGGAGATAGGGAAGGAGACTCTGCTTAGAGCAGGTACATGGGGGCCTCTAGGAATCTCCTCCATCTATCCTAGGGCTGATCTCCCTGGAAGGGAGCAAAATGAACTGGGCTAGAGTACTGCTTCTTTTCCTTGCAGCTGAAGGGGGAAGAGTGTTCTGGGTTTCCTGATCAAACACTAGATAGAGACTCTCCAGACTTTCTCTCAGGAGAgttgaaactctgtctcaggaaggaaggagagaagatcCCTAACCAGCTGCTCCCTCAGTCTGCAGCCCTTTGTGAGCCATGGTCTTTCTCAGACCATGTTCTCAGTCCACACCCAACCTCCTTGGAGTCTTGACTCCAGTGATGCTAGGTCTCTCAGGTTTCACACAGTCAagacctttctcctttcccttagGTGTCCAAGTCCATCTTCTCATCCTATATCTAGAGTTTTCCAAGGAGTAGATTATTCCAGATGCTTGCATCTAGAATACTATATGGTGCTTCAATCCCTCAACTACCCATCCCATTTCAAGGATGGTCCGTAAACATCTCTGCAGTTCAGGAAAGAATCCAAGATTCCTGAACTGTTCAATTCTTTTCCTCAGATCCTCCAAAAGCACGTGTGACCCATCATCCTAGACCTGAAGGTGATGTGACCCTGAGGTGCTGGGCCCTGGGCTTCTACCCTTCAGACATCACCCTGACCTGGCAGTGGGATGAAGAGGACCTGACCCAGGACATGGACCTCATTGAGACCAGGCCTGCAGGGGATGGAAccttccagaagtgggcatctgTGGTGGTGCCTTCTGGAGAGGAACAGAGATACACATGTCATGTGCAACATGAGGCACTAGCCCAGCCCCTTGTTCTGAAATGGAGTAAGGAGTGGTGTGGACACAGAGATGATCATTTGGGAAAGTGGAAGCCCTTCTGGAGACCCTGACAAGATCATGGGTAAGAGCTGAGGTCCAGGGCTCacaccttctctctctttccctttccttccagtCCCTTCTAAGCACACCATCCCCATCATGGGAATCACTGCTGGCCTGGTTCTGCTTGGAGTTATGCTCACTGGGGCTGTGGTTGCCATAGTGACGAGGAAGAGGCACGGTAAGGAATGAATGGGTTATATCTGAGGGCTTTTGTCTTACTATTAGTAgaagatatatacatacaggtaTGCTTATCCAGTCTAGGATCTTGTGTTCTCTTTCTGAAGCGCATTGGGAAAGAAGTGACaatatcttcttctttttttaaagatttatttatttattttatgtatatgagtacactgtagctgtacaaatAGAAGGTTGTGAGTCTTCATGTGGATGTTAGTAATTAGACTCAGGACTACTGCTCACTCCAGCTCCAGCCCAGCTTGCTCCagccaaaagatttatttattgttatatgtgagtacattgtagctgtcttcagacacaccagaagagggcatcagatcttattacagatggttgtgagccaacatgtggttgctgggatttgaactcaggacctttgaaacagcagtcagtcctcttaccagctgagacatctcaccagcccgaCAATATCTTCTTACATTGATGTGATTGAACATGACATGCCAGTTGTGACAGATCTCCTGGCTAGAACTTGGGGGCTTTTCAGGAGGACCTCCCTTCTCTTATTTCCTGATTCTACTATAGTTCTTCATATAATAATTCTAAAAACATTCCTGAAGTGCTGAACCCTGGGAATTCTGCTAGGATCTCCAATCCtgcctctctccctatctttttcTTCCCACAGATGAAAAAGGTTGTAGTTACTCAATCTATTCTAAGAGTTGACTTTTCCCATTTGACTTCCTTCCCTTGGCCACTCATCTCACCACTTGAACTGTATTCTTCAGGGGGATACCCCTCTGAGAGTGTAGAAAGGAAGCAGAGACCTTCCCAAAAGCATTCCTGCAGCTGAGCACAGCATGAATCCTTGTCAAATGAGGACAAGCTGGACTTTGCTTCAGCACACAGGGATAAGGAAAAGCTGAAACTGTAGAGAATGTGTTTGGAAGGGTACATTGCTACATCCAGTTTCCAGGAGCTACAGGGAAGCTGCCCCAGCCACAGTGACCAGCACCTGTGTCCAGTGGCAGGAAGTGTATCCTGTGTGGCCCCTGGACTTGATAGGCTTGTGCGTTCTCCTCCCAAACCTGGTTccataatgaaataataaaattacctTCAACCCTCCATGTCACATATAAAATTCCTATTTTTACCTAGGAGTTAGAAATCAGTCAAGGGGCTTATCAGATAGCAAATAGACAGAGGCTTCCATTATGTAAATTATTTCCTAAGTCTTCTGCCTGAAGCTAGATCCCATAGAAGGGGAAAACCATGTGTCTATCAACATGACAACTCAGGGCTGATGACAGAAGTCCTTTATTGCTTGTTTTTTACTTTGGGTGATACTCTAATAATTGATATCAGTGACCACAAATCTGGTCCTAAATGATTTGGACTTCTTCCCAGACCTGTCTTAGATTGTTGAGCAGGGAGTCCCAGTATTACTCCCTCCCTGTCTTGAGAAAggttttacatatttttcattatttttcttcaatatttaattatttgtttatttgattaatgtatgtgaatacactgtagctcccttcagacacaccagaagagggcactgaaccacattacagatggttgtgagccaccatgtggttgctgggaattaaactcaggacctctggaagagcaa is a genomic window containing:
- the LOC127670098 gene encoding popy Class I histocompatibility antigen, A-1 alpha chain-like, which translates into the protein MGNPALSALLLLLLPRALALAQVRAGIHSLQFFATATTQPGLREHSFVFVGFVDDTQFLCYNNQGKSQRMEPRAEWVKQMGPEYWERQTKTVKDIEKNSQVNLREAMGVYNHSKDGSHVFQCVSGCEVGPDGLFLRGHEEHAYDGRDYLALNQDLHSWTSGDTKAKITQRKWEEAGVSEQRRSYLKGECVESLRMYLEIGKETLLRADPPKARVTHHPRPEGDVTLRCWALGFYPSDITLTWQWDEEDLTQDMDLIETRPAGDGTFQKWASVVVPSGEEQRYTCHVQHEALAQPLVLKWIPSKHTIPIMGITAGLVLLGVMLTGAVVAIVTRKRHGKE